In a single window of the Halobaculum lipolyticum genome:
- a CDS encoding DUF1405 domain-containing protein: MSLLADLTADDGLPDRPDLPWYVAPLPRAVENFGLQIAWLVVAVNIVGTAFGFWYYGFHPLPLSDPLIVWQFAGTPPSMWIFVPDSPVATLFIALALALWKLGRSNEYVNALAFFGCWKLGLWTPFTLGVFADGFLATTALPMYLFLFGSHLAMTVQGFLLYRISDFPVRAVAVAVAWYGLNDVVDYFFAIAGTPHHTLMPGQTLLESGVGFTHLSPTHEIAAAGAVVLTLTATFLALATRVKKFEVGALRPAEPGE, translated from the coding sequence ATGAGTCTCCTCGCCGACCTCACCGCCGACGACGGTCTCCCCGACCGCCCGGACCTGCCGTGGTACGTCGCGCCGCTCCCGCGGGCGGTGGAGAACTTCGGGCTACAGATCGCGTGGCTCGTCGTCGCGGTCAATATCGTCGGCACCGCCTTCGGCTTCTGGTACTACGGCTTCCACCCGCTCCCGCTGTCGGACCCGCTGATCGTGTGGCAGTTCGCCGGCACCCCGCCGAGCATGTGGATATTCGTCCCGGACTCCCCCGTGGCGACGCTGTTCATCGCGCTCGCGCTCGCCCTCTGGAAGCTCGGTCGGTCCAACGAGTACGTGAACGCGCTCGCGTTCTTCGGCTGCTGGAAGCTGGGGCTGTGGACGCCGTTCACGCTGGGCGTCTTCGCGGACGGCTTCCTCGCGACCACGGCGCTCCCGATGTACCTGTTCCTGTTCGGCTCGCACCTCGCGATGACGGTGCAGGGCTTCCTCCTCTACCGGATCTCCGACTTCCCGGTGCGGGCGGTGGCCGTCGCCGTGGCGTGGTACGGACTCAACGACGTGGTCGACTACTTCTTCGCCATCGCGGGTACGCCCCACCACACGCTGATGCCGGGACAGACGCTGCTGGAGTCGGGTGTCGGCTTCACGCACCTGTCGCCGACCCACGAGATCGCCGCGGCCGGAGCGGTCGTGCTCACGCTCACCGCGACGTTCCTCGCGCTCGCGACGCGGGTGAAGAAGTTCGAGGTCGGGGCGCTGCGGCCGGCCGAACCGGGCGAGTAG
- a CDS encoding DUF1405 domain-containing protein, with amino-acid sequence MADERATSNPLPESLAEFYLTTPFTLALLLVANALAFLVGVRYYVETMPAVATWLWPLYGDSPTAIALGTLVLAALVPFAGRRLRSVPRTTLLSVLTTLAVVWLVKTGLWTFVALNVPFVRPDVPNDLYVGFDPDSLWAYWGILATHAAFLGEALLLARVGRTSRRTLAAVAVLALANDVFDYGYLVGLPFANHPPVRYDPGWALALGSLAATVVAVAVAAVVLPSGDSAADRRTR; translated from the coding sequence GTGGCCGACGAACGCGCGACCAGCAATCCCCTGCCCGAGTCGCTCGCGGAGTTCTACCTCACGACGCCGTTCACGCTCGCGCTGCTGCTCGTCGCGAACGCGCTCGCGTTCCTCGTCGGCGTCCGCTACTACGTCGAGACGATGCCGGCGGTCGCGACGTGGCTGTGGCCGCTGTACGGCGACTCGCCGACCGCCATCGCGCTCGGCACCCTCGTGCTCGCGGCGCTGGTGCCGTTCGCGGGCCGCCGGCTCCGGTCGGTGCCGCGGACGACGCTGCTGTCTGTGTTGACGACGCTCGCGGTCGTTTGGCTCGTGAAGACGGGGCTGTGGACGTTCGTCGCGCTCAACGTCCCGTTCGTCCGCCCCGACGTGCCGAACGACCTGTACGTCGGCTTCGACCCCGACTCGCTGTGGGCGTACTGGGGGATCCTCGCCACCCACGCCGCGTTCCTCGGCGAGGCGCTGTTGCTCGCGCGCGTCGGGCGCACCTCCCGGCGGACGCTCGCGGCCGTCGCCGTGCTCGCGCTCGCCAACGACGTCTTCGACTACGGCTACCTCGTCGGCCTGCCGTTCGCGAACCACCCGCCGGTGCGCTACGACCCCGGCTGGGCGCTCGCGCTGGGGAGCCTCGCGGCGACCGTCGTCGCGGTCGCGGTCGCGGCCGTCGTCCTCCCGTCGGGCGACTCGGCGGCCGATCGACGCACTCGTTAA
- a CDS encoding ArsR family transcriptional regulator gives MDSAVLLDLLGNENRRRILRLLSRKPCYVTEISEYLGVSPKAVIDHLRKLEDAGLIESHTDDRRRKYFHIARDVRLEVNVSRHGFGTKSAYPANPSLDIQGRCPHMQIDLELRADGRNPSTGGSGDAADDDEPAGAGDLAAEFDRLQDLENELSLAQRWVHGRMTDVLDRLNDRIGVDADSRFYGNLLAAVSSTDGSLRSVVEETNVDPETVEEGLHRLSDADLIVREGRRWRISEEAGTAGPV, from the coding sequence ATGGACTCCGCGGTACTGCTCGATCTCCTCGGGAACGAGAACCGCCGGCGCATCCTCCGGCTGCTCTCGCGAAAACCGTGCTACGTGACCGAGATCAGCGAGTACCTCGGCGTGTCGCCGAAGGCCGTCATCGACCACCTCCGGAAACTGGAGGACGCCGGACTCATCGAGAGCCACACCGACGACCGACGGCGCAAGTACTTCCACATCGCCCGGGACGTCCGGCTGGAGGTGAACGTCTCCCGCCACGGCTTCGGGACGAAGTCCGCCTACCCGGCGAACCCGAGCCTCGACATCCAAGGTCGCTGCCCGCACATGCAGATCGACCTCGAACTGCGGGCCGACGGCCGGAACCCGTCGACCGGGGGGAGCGGCGACGCGGCCGACGACGACGAACCCGCCGGCGCGGGGGATCTGGCGGCCGAGTTCGACCGCCTACAGGACCTAGAGAACGAGCTGTCGCTGGCCCAGCGGTGGGTCCACGGCCGGATGACGGACGTGCTCGACCGGCTCAACGACCGGATCGGGGTCGACGCCGACTCCCGCTTCTACGGGAACCTGCTCGCGGCGGTGTCGTCGACGGACGGGTCGCTGCGGTCGGTCGTCGAGGAGACCAACGTCGACCCGGAGACGGTTGAGGAGGGACTCCACCGACTGTCGGATGCGGACCTGATCGTCCGCGAGGGGCGGCGCTGGCGGATCTCCGAGGAGGCCGGGACCGCAGGCCCGGTGTGA